From one Brachypodium distachyon strain Bd21 chromosome 4, Brachypodium_distachyon_v3.0, whole genome shotgun sequence genomic stretch:
- the LOC100836999 gene encoding casein kinase 1-like protein HD16, whose protein sequence is MGRRRVNLPPRVTTRAAARAAAQAQPEPSSDPADVQQEQKPSNKEMADSGGVSANNAAAGHDDEEGNTAPFPETVQVGGSPEYKVERKLGKGGFGHVFVGRRLTGGNGRSTGASAQEVAIKFEHNSSKGCNYGPPYEWQVYAALGGTHGVPKVHYKGRKGDYYVMIMDMLGPSLWDSWNSSGQSMSSEMVACIAVEAISILESMHSKGYVHGDVKPENFLLGQPSTAQEKKLYLVDLGLATRWKDPTTGTHVEYDQRPDAFRGTVRYASAHAHLGRTASRRDDLESLAYTLVFLHRGRLPWQGYQGDNKSFLVCKRKMSTSPESLCGICPPPFRQFLETVVNMKFDEEPNYSKLISLFDSLIGPNPSIRPINTDGAQKVGQKRARLLNDDDDSNARKKVRLGVPATQWISVYNSRSPMKQRYHYNVADIRLAPHVEKGNDDGLLISSVSSCIDLWAVIMDAGTGFTDQVYQLSPHFLHKDWIMEQWEKNFYISSVAGSNNGSSLVVMSKGTPYTQQSYKVSESFPFKWINKKWKEGFYVTSMATSGGRWAIVMSRNAGFTDQVVELDFLYPSEGIHKRWDNGYRITAMAATMDQSALILSMPRRRPRDETQETLRTSQFPSAHVKDKWAKNLYLAGICYGRTVA, encoded by the exons ATGGGCCGCCGTCGCGTCAACCTCCCCCCTCGCGTGACCACCAGGGCCGCCGCGCGTGCCGCCGCCCAAGCGCAGCCGGAGCCCAGCAGCGACCCCGCCGACGTACAGCAAGAGCAAAAACCCTCCAACAAGGAGATGGCGGACAGCGGCGGAGTCAGCGCCaacaacgccgccgccggccacgacgacgaggagggcAACACCGCCCCTTTCCCTGAGACG GTCCAGGTAGGTGGATCTCCTGAGTACAAGGTCGAGAGGAAGTTGGGCAAAGGTGGATTTGGCCATGTTTTTGTTGGCCGACGTTTAACTGGTGGGAATGGACGGTCAACAGGTGCCAGTGCTCAAGAG GTTGCAATAAAATTTGAGCATAATAGCAGCAAGGGTTGCAACTACGGTCCTCCATATGAGTGGCAAGTCTATGC TGCTCTAGGAGGTACTCATGGTGTGCCCAAGGTGCATTATAAAGGTCGAAAGGGTGACTACTATGTAATG ATTATGGATATGTTGGGGCCTAGCTTATGGGATTCGTGGAATTCGTCAGGGCAATC CATGTCATCAGAAATGGTAGCTTGTATTGCTGTAGAGGCCATCTCTATCCTGGAAAGCATGCATTCAAAAGG GTATGTACATGGAGATGTCAAACCTGAGAACTTTCTTCTTGGTCAGCCTTCAACTGctcaagaaaagaaactttATCTTGTGGATCTTGGGTTAG CAACAAGGTGGAAAGATCCTACTACCGGGACACATGTTGAATATGATCAACGTCCAGATGCCTTCAG AGGGACAGTCAGATATGCTAGTGCTCATGCACATTTAGGAAGAACTGCAAGCAGGAGAGATGATTTGGAATCACTGGCTTATACACTAGTATTTCTTCATCGAGGCAGGTTGCCATGGCAAGGATACCAG GGTGATAATAAATCATTTCTCGTGTGCAAGAGAAAGATGAGCACCTCACCTGAGAGCCTTTGCGGCATCTGTCCTCCACCTTTCAGGCAGTTTCTTGAGACTGTAGTCAATATGAAGTTTGATGAAGAACCAAACTACTCCAAGTTGATTTCTTTGTTTGATAGTTTAATTGGACCAAACCCTTCCATCAGACCAATTAATACTGACGGAGCCCAAAAG GTAGGGCAGAAGCGTGCCAGGCTGCTTAACGATGACGATGATAGTAATGCAAGAAAGAAGGTCCGCCTGGGTGTTCCGGCAACACAATGGATTTCAGTATATAATTCTAGATCACCCATGAAACAGAG GTACCACTATAATGTGGCTGATATAAGGTTAGCACCACATGTGGAGAAAGGAAATGATGATGGTCTGCTGATAAGTTCAGTATCATCGTGTATTGATCTCTGGGCAGTCATCATGGATGCTGGAACTGGCTTCACGGATCAAGTCTATCAACTGTCTCCACATTTCCTTCACAAG GACTGGATTATGGAACAGTGGGAAAAAAATTTCTATATCAGTTCTGTTGCTGGCTCCAACAACGGAAGCTCCCTTGTAGTGATGTCCaaag GCACACCGTACACCCAACAGTCTTACAAAGTGAGTGAGTCTTTCCCATTTAAATGGATAAACAAGAAATGGAAGGAAGGTTTTTATGTCACATCAATGGCAACATCAGGTGGTCGATGGGCTATAGTCATGTCACGCAATGCTGGATTTACTGACCAG GTGGTGGAGTTGGACTTCCTGTACCCAAGTGAAGGCATCCATAAACGCTGGGACAATGGCTACCGGATCACTGCAATGGCGGCTACGATGGACCAGTCCGCTCTGATCTTAAGTATGCCAAGGCGGCGCCCAAGAGATGAGACGCAAGAGACCCTGCGGACATCACAGTTTCCAAGTGCACATGTCAAG GACAAATGGGCCAAGAATCTTTACCTTGCTGGAATTTGCTACGGGCGAACTGTGGCGTAA
- the LOC100844706 gene encoding sodium/hydrogen exchanger 8: MDASNPDDAVLFFGVSLVLGIASRHLLRGSRVPYTVALLVLGIALGSLEYGTKDGLGKLGAGIRIWANINPDLLLAVFLPALLFESSFSMEIHQIKKCMAQMLLLAGPGVLISTFFLGTALKLTFPYNWDWKTSLLLGGLLSATDPVAVVALLKDLGASKKISTIIEGESLMNDGTAIVVYQLFYQMVLGRTFNAGSIIKFLSEVALGAVALGLAFGIVSVLWLGFIFNDTIIEISLTLAVSYIAFFTAQDALEVSGVLTVMTLGMFYAAFAKTAFKGDSQQSLHHFWEMVAYIANTLIFILSGVVIADGVLQNNIHFERHGTSWGFLLLLYVLVLVSRALVVGVLYPLLRHFGYGLDLKEATILVWSGLRGAVALSLSLSVKRTSDAVQPYLKPEVGAMFVFFTGGIVFLTLILNGSTTQFLLHLLGMDKLSATKLRILNYTRYEMLNKALEAFGDLREDEELGPADWVTVKKYITCLNNLEDERTHPHDVSDRDDHVHTMNLRDIRVRLLNGVQAAYWGMLEEGRITQATANILMRSVDEAMDLSSQSLCDWKGLRSSVHFPNYYRFLQMSRLPRRLITQFTVERLESGCYICAAFLRAHRIARRQLHDFLGDSEIARIVIDESNAVGEEARKFLEDVRVTFPQVLHVLKTRQVTYSVLTHLSEYIQNLQKTGLLEEKEMVHLDDALQTDLKKLKRNPPLVKMPRVGDLLNTHPLVGALPAAMRDPLLSNTKEAVKGHGTVLYREGSRPTGIWLVSVGIVKWTSQRLGSRHSLDPILSHGSTLGLYEALIGKSYICDMITDSVVHCFFIEAEKIEQLRQADPSIEAFLWQESALVIARVLLPRIFEKMAMHEMRVLIAERANMNIYIKGEDIELEHNTIGVLLEGFLKTRNQSLITPPGVLLPSNTDLNLFGLQSSASNRMDFCYTAPSYQVEARARIIFFEIGRADTEANLQRSMSQTVEVPRMLSKEHSGLLSWPESFRKSIGPQHASLTDIRNHPGSLSARALQLSMYGSMINVMDAGQKFRRGGLQASQKNQKQSSSYPRVPSRSSNARPLLSVQSEGSNLMSRKAPALAPAPAPAAGASRQRQRKAIEDDKSSDESAGEEEVIVRVDSPSMLSFTQAPHGN; this comes from the exons AATACGGGACGAAAGATGGTCTAGGGAAACTTGGAGCTGGGATTCGTATCT GGGCTAACATAAATCCTGACCTTCTTCTCGCCGTTTTCCTTCCTGCGCTCCTCTTTGAAAGCTCCTTCTCCATGGAAATACACCAGATCAAG AAATGCATGGCACAAATGCTATTACTTGCTGGCCCAGGCGTGCTAATATCGACATTTTTTCTTGGCACTGCTTTGAAG CTTACTTTTCCATACAATTGGGACTGGAAAACTTCATTGTTGCTTGGTGGGCTGCTCAGTGCCACCGATCCTGTTGCTGTGGTTGCGCTTCTAAAAGATCTCGGAGCAAGTAAAAAGATCAGCACAATCATCGAGGGAGAATCCTTAATGAATGATGG GACTGCTATTGTGGTCTATCAGTTATTCTACCAAATGGTGCTCGGAAGAACCTTCAATGCAGGGTCAATAATAAAGTTCTTGTCAGAAGTTGCACTTGGAGC TGTTGCTTTGGGCCTTGCATTTGGAATTGTATCAGTACTATGGCTGGGCTTTATTTTCAATGATACAATCATAGAGATTTCTCTTACTCTTGCCGTCAGCTATATTGCTTTCTTTACT GCACAAGATGCGCTGGAGGTCTCTGGTGTTTTGACTGTCATGACCTTGGGAAT GTTTTATGCAGCTTTTGCAAAAACTGCTTTTAAGGGTGACAGTCAGCAAAGTTTGCATCATTTCTG GGAAATGGTTGCTTACATTGCGAACACGCTTATATTCATTCTGAG TGGGGTTGTTATTGCAGATGGTGTGCTACAAAATAATATCCATTTTGAGAGGCATG GCACTTCATGGGGGTTCCTTCTTCTGCTCTATGTCTTAGTGCTAGTATCACGGGCTTTAGTTGTTGGTGTTCTATATCCGCTGTTGCGTCACTTCGGGTATGGTTTGGACCTGAAAGAAGCCACAATTCTCGTTTGGTCAGGGCTGCGAGGGGCTGTTGCTCTATCACTATCACTGTCTGTTAAA CGTACTAGCGATGCAGTTCAACCGTATCTGAAACCGGAAGTCGGAGCAATG TTTGTGTTCTTCACTGGTGGCATCGTTTTTCTGACTTTGATTTTGAATGGTTCTACCACACAATTTTTGTTGCACCTACTTGGTATGGACAAACTTTCTGCAACAAAG CTTCGCATATTAAACTATACAAGATATGAAATGCTAAACAAGGCATTGGAGGCTTTTGGTGATCTTAGGGAGGATGAAGAACTTGGACCTGCTGATTGGGTTACTGTTAAGAAATATATCACATGCTTGAATAACTTGGAAGATGAGCGTACGCATCCTCATGATGTTTCTGACAGAGACGACCACGTGCATACCATGAACTTAAGGGATATTCGAGTGCGGCTTTTGAATG GTGTGCAAGCCGCTTATTGGGGAATGCTTGAAGAGGGACGGATAACTCAAGCTACAGCAAATATTTTAATGAGATCAGTTGATGAAGCTATGGATCTCTCTAGCCAATCATTATGTGACTGGAAGGGGTTGCGGTCCAGTGTCCATTTCCCAAATTACTATAGGTTCCTTCAGATGAGTAGGTTGCCGCGAAGGCTTATCACACAATTTACAGTAGAAAGATTGGAGTCAGGATGTTACATATGTGCTGCATTTCTTCGTGCTCATAGAATTGCAAGGAGACAACTGCATGATTTTCTTG GTGATAGTGAGATTGCAAGAATTGTTATTGATGAAAGTAATGCTGTTGGGGAGGAGGCTAGAAAGTTTTTGGAAGATGTCCGTGTAACATTCCCTCAG GTGCTTCATGTGCTAAAGACTAGACAGGTGACATATTCAGTATTGACACACTTAAGTGAGTATATTCAAAACCTCCAGAAAACTGGATTACTCGAAGAAAAGGAGATGGTCCATCTAGATGATGCTTTGCAG ACAGACTTGAAGAAGCTTAAGAGGAATCCACCATTGGTGAAAATGCCAAGAGTCGGCGATCTTTTAAACACTCATCCTTTGGTCGGCGCACTGCCTGCTGCTATGCGTGATCCGTTGTTAAGTAATACAAAAGAAGCAGTAAAAGGACATGGAACAGTCCTTTATAGGGAAGGCTCAAGGCCAACTGGTATATGGCTCGTTTCAGTTGGAATAGTAAAG TGGACAAGTCAGCGACTGGGCAGCAGGCATTCATTGGATCCAATTTTATCACATGGAAGCACTTTGGGTCTATATGAAGCATTAATAGGGAAGTCTTATATTTGTGACATGATTACAGATTCCGTGGTGCATTGTTTCTTCATTGAAGCTGAAAAGATAGAGCAATTGCGTCAGGCAGATCCTTCTATTGAGGCTTTTCTGTGGCAG GAAAGTGCTCTAGTCATTGCCAGAGTTTTGCTCCCTCGGATATTTGAGAAAATGGCAATGCATGAGATGAGGGTTCTCATTGCTGAAAGAGCTAATATGAACATCTACATTAAGGGGGAAGATATTGAACTTGAGCATAATACCATCGGGGTCTTACTGGAAGGATTTTTGAAGACAAGGAACCAAAGTTTGATCACGCCTCCAGGAGTACTTCTACCATCAAACACCGATCTGAACTTGTTTGGTCTGCAGTCTTCAG CCTCCAACCGTATGGACTTCTGCTACACTGCACCCAGCTATCAGGTGGAAGCTAGAGCTAGGATTATCTTCTTTGAAATAGGAAGGGCAGACACAGAGGCCAATCTGCAAAGAAGCATGTCTCAAACTGTCGAAGTGCCACGGATGCTGAGCAAAGAGCATAGCGGGTTGCTGAGTTGGCCGGAGAGCTTCCGGAAATCCATAGGGCCTCAACATGCCAGCTTAACTGATATCAGAAACCATCCTGGTAGCCTGTCTGCTAGAGCTTTGCAGCTGAGCATGTACGGCAGCAtg ATTAATGTCATGGACGCTGGTCAGAAGTTTCGTCGTGGCGGGTTGCAAGCAAGCCAGAAGAACCAGAAGCAGAGTTCATCCTACCCAAGAGTCCCTTCAAGGTCATCCAACGCACGGCCTCTGCTATCTGTGCAGTCCGAGGGTTCCAATCTGATGAGCAGAAAAGCTCCAGCTCTGGCTCcggctccagctccagcagcgGGGGCAAGCCGGCAAAGGCAGCGCAAGGCGATAGAAGATGACAAGTCGAGTGATGAGTCagcaggagaagaagaggtcATTGTCAGGGTCGACTCTCCCAGCATGCTGTCTTTTACTCAGGCACCGCATGGCAACTGA